DNA sequence from the Pichia kudriavzevii chromosome 4, complete sequence genome:
GCCCCTGGTAATGAAGATAATTCATCATCCAAAGCTCAACATTATCCAAATCCTTATCCTCCAGGTCTAGATCCAAGAGAGCCATTTGATTTGCAGAAGTATCAGAATATCAtggaaattgttggatCACTCGGGGGGCAGGAAAGTCCAATCGAGAGAAACAATCCCAATAATTCTAATGAATTTCAACAAGCAATTAACAGAAATGGTAGTATAGGCTCGAACCCGCGAGCGATGTCTACTTTTGTCGATCAGAATACCACTTCCGACGCAAATCCTTACTTTCCACAGACATTTGGAGTACCTTCACAAACACaaccttctcttttctctcaGGTGAACCAACAACCGTATGGTGCACATGTGCAGCATCTACATGTTTTGCCCATTCTACAACCCTCTCCTGTCCACCAAAGAGGACCAGCACTTGGACATTTCAACGCTGCAAATGGACCCATTAGTCAGATGTTTCCACAACCATCTCCACTTAATAGCTATGCAGCCGACAACGCATCAATGCCTATGATGAATCATGTATATCAAACCAAGAATCCTAACCACAGCACTATGAACCATACCATGAACCATAACATGAACTATAACATGAACCAGACCATGAACCATAACATGAACCAGACCATGAACCATAACATAAACAGTGACATGAGCAATGCTGTGAGTCATACCACGAGCCAAGCAACCAACAACGATTTGAGCCACGACATGAGCACCCCGATGGACTTGAACAGCCAGTCAATTACAGATACCTACGAGTCTGTTGAAAGGAAGCCATGAGTACCTGTGTATTCACCCTGAACACCCATATGTATAATATTGTAACAACTCATGACTGTACCTGCCACGAAGTTGGTTGTCTTAATCCACAttataaaggaaaaatccGCGGTAATAGGTTGAGCCCCTCCAGAAGTGTATGACTCAACGCTTAGAATGAGGGAGTTCCTTGGAATTTTGTCAATATCTGAAGGTTCACTGCATTTTTGGTACAAAGAGACAATGCACACTGCAATGTTTGTGAGAAGGATTCCACTAGCAAGATGCAGCAGCAGGGCAAGATGCACATTTAAAAGATGCTTTAATCAGAAGGCAAAAAATGCTGTAGAAGGAGAAGATCTTAGTCCTAGGACAtcttttttcaagattttcgGTGTTGCTTCCACATTTTTAACAGTCGGTTTTGCAATTGGATTTGGTCTCAATAATGGTAACCATTCATTTGGATCAACCACGAAATTAAAGGATCTGAAACCGCTCGTTTATGCGTCGAATGATAGGGTTCAGTATGCATTATCCAATATTGTGAAAATTGTTGGTGAAGACAATATCACAACGAGTCCAGGtgaattgaaaacacaCTCTGAGGATCCATCTAAATTTATTGAGGCAAAGGATCATGAGCATCCATATGCGGTCGTTTATCCCACATCAGTCGACGAAGTTTCCAAAATCGTTAAGATTTGCTATGATGCGTGTATTCCAATTATTCCATATTCTGGCGGGACGTCTATTGAAGGACATTACATACCAACGAGGAAAGGCATATCGATTGATGTCTCCAAAATGGACAAAATAGTGGCTATCCATGAAGATGATCtagatgttgttgttcaacCTGGCGTTGAATGGACATACTTGAATGAGCAATTAGAGGATTATGGTCTGATGTTTGGTCCTGATCCAGCTCCCGGCGCATTGATTGGAGGCATTCTAGGCACTAATGCATCAGGTACTAATGCTGTCAGATTTGGAGCTGCCAAAGATAACGTGTTATCTTTAACGGTTGTTCTAGCTGATGGAACTGTGGTGAAAACAAGACAAAGACCAAGAAAAAGTTCGAACGGATACAATTTGACTAACTTGTTTGTTGGAAGTGAAGGAACGTTGGGTATCATCGTTGAAGCAACTCTTAAGTTGCATGTCAAACCAACCAATGAGGTGATCACTATGATGAATTTCAGAGACCTCGGTGATGCATCAAGAACTGTCAGTGAGCTGTTCAAAAGAGGCATTACCTGTAATGCTGTTGAAATTATGGATAATAGACAGATGAACGCTGTCGTCCAAATGGGTTCTGGGGGTGACCGCAAATGGTATCCGGATCatttattattgttgaaactgAGTGCAGTTGACGACACTTCATTGAATagtattttgaaaacagtGGAGAACATTGGTAAAACTAATAAGGCTTTCAACATTCAGGTTGCAAAGTCTAAAGAAGATAAGGAAGATATCTGGAGAGTTCGTAAAACACTCTTATGGAACTCATTAGGTTGGGCTAAAAAGTATAAACCTAATGCTATGGTCTTACCCACAGATGTTTGTGTGCCAATGTCTAAACTACCAGAACTTATCACTAAGGCAATGGCCATGTTAGAAAGTGCCGACTTACTGGCTACTGCAGCAGGTCATGCGGGGGATGGAAATGTTCATGTGTTGGTCATTTTTGAGCCAGAACAGGTTCAAGAGGCGCACAGATGTATAAATGAAATGTCCAAAATGGCAATTGAACTAGAAGGTACTGTTTCGGGTGAACATGGAATTGGTGTCAGTGAAAAGAGAGAACTATTAGAGAGAGAGCTTGGAACAGACACGATAGATTTAATGAGAACCATCAAATATGCTCTTGATAAAAAGTGTATTCTTAATCCTGACCACATTTTCAGAATTGACCCTTCTGAAAATAGGAACCCGTTCAAATAGATATTTAAAAAGTAACCTCTATATGTATTTGTAAAGTACTCATTAGCGTCTATCTTTATTCAGCAGCCAATTCAAGGGAGTTGTATAGAGGACTATTGGGGTAGCAGTAAGATTCTTGGTTGCCTGTATTTTGTCACGGATGAGCATCgtatattgaaaaatcgAGGCTGTGCGTTTGTAGACTGTTTTCATGCTGTAAAAAATCACTTAGTTCTTGCAGGTCTCACAAAGACTACTTATAACAACTTTAGTGAGTTAAGAAAGCAAAACTAGATAATACATCAGGGAATGTCTAATGGTCAATCATTGCAGGGAGTGCTTGACCGTATCAACTTGGTCTGGCCAGATCTCTTAGATGAGGATTGCAACCCATTGGATATAGTTTTACCTCTTTTAAACAACAAGTCCATATCTCCTACTATTGATGAGTTTGAGGAACTGAAATCACAATTTACTAGAAGCTTGCAGCAGGCAGTAAATTCTAACTACATGGCTTTCAATGACAGTATTGGGTCGTACGGTATTTCTGTTGAAACACTAAAACAATCTCAAGATAGACTATCTGGtatcaaaaaatcaatgggaaccattgatgaaatgatCAACACGCCTTCACGTATTCTGGCTGAATTGAACGATAAAAGAATGGAACATATTCAGACTTTAGAACTTTTGGGGAAAATAAACGATgtcaaaaagaaattggatattcttGAAGATTTAATTGGAAACAGAGATTTTAGCAAAGCAGGTGAGTTAGTGAATGAAATAATGGAAACTTCAAACACAAATAGACTCTTTGAAATAGATGCCTTGCAAGAGCTACAAATGAAACTTAACTCTAATATTGCATTACTTCTTGACGGACTAGTGACAGAGATGAACAACATTATTTACTTGAAGGACTCGACGCACATTGAACAAATACAGTCCGGCAGTTCTGttaaaatttcaacacACAAAGACCTGTTGGATTTTGTCAAATGTTTACATAATGAATCTCTTGaaggaaatgaagaaatcactGCTGAGAGGGGAAACTACTTGACTTTGAGCAAACTAATTAAACAAGTCCAGGCTATCAATAAGGAAAGTGActgtttgttgaaattaatTGAAGGCAGtgaaagagaaatcaaaaaagtCATCAAAAGATGTATTGAAgaagtgaaaaaaatgtacCCATCccaaattgaaatgaaCATGTCCTTGTATTTAAACCACGAACTGGATTCATTCTCATCGTTCAATCTTCTTCGAGGAATGAATGGAACCATCATCAAAGAAGTATTTGAGAGAATTTTTAGCAAGATGTTGTAtgttcttcaaagacaTGTAGTCATTTATGAAATTTCCAAGATTGATGGTTACAGGTACAAGCTTGATAAAGTATGGAGAGATGTCCAGAAGCAACTGAGTTTGATCTTGTTTAATTACGTAGTTGATGAGAATTTATTAAACAGCTTGGAAGAACTTGATTTAAAGGCTGGTAAGAAGAAAGATGATTCTCCATTTAAAAAGGCACCTAAACGCATTGGAGAAAGTGAAACTAATACGATGTTTAAATTTTCTGAGCTTTCTACATCTTCAATCTCAGACAGTTTATCaattattttgaatagAATTTATAGGGGCAAAAGCGAAGAAGATGGTGTACTGGCCGATTATTCAATAGACTCTAAAGTTGATGGCTCCATATTCATTGGtgttgaagatattaatAACAGCAGAAACATTTTGGTTCCGCCAAACATCTTTAACATGGCATATATTATCGACTCATTTATTAAATTTACCAATGATCTAGCAGTTGCGTTTTCAGATAATCGAACTAACGATgctgttgattttttcaaccaattcatggaaattgtttttgtttctcaacTGGAAAATACGATAACCTATCAATTTGACAAAATCTGTGAAAATAGTTGGAAAATCAATAACTTGCTGAACGCTTCTATTTTATTGcaaaagtttttcaacaagATGCTGGTGGTATTAGACACGTCTTGCTACTATAAGAAATCATATGTTTTGATCATAATGAAACTATTATACAAAGTTACTGACCAATTCAAGCAAATCAAGGATGTATTGTTGAAAACgaacaaaaccaaaatccTTAAATCATGGATTGGTGATTCAAAACTAAAGGCCATATCTAatgacattgt
Encoded proteins:
- a CDS encoding uncharacterized protein (PKUD0D06010; similar to Saccharomyces cerevisiae YPR055W (SEC8); ancestral locus Anc_3.340), producing the protein MSNGQSLQGVLDRINLVWPDLLDEDCNPLDIVLPLLNNKSISPTIDEFEELKSQFTRSLQQAVNSNYMAFNDSIGSYGISVETLKQSQDRLSGIKKSMGTIDEMINTPSRILAELNDKRMEHIQTLELLGKINDVKKKLDILEDLIGNRDFSKAGELVNEIMETSNTNRLFEIDALQELQMKLNSNIALLLDGLVTEMNNIIYLKDSTHIEQIQSGSSVKISTHKDLLDFVKCLHNESLEGNEEITAERGNYLTLSKLIKQVQAINKESDCLLKLIEGSEREIKKVIKRCIEEVKKMYPSQIEMNMSLYLNHELDSFSSFNLLRGMNGTIIKEVFERIFSKMLYVLQRHVVIYEISKIDGYRYKLDKVWRDVQKQLSLILFNYVVDENLLNSLEELDLKAGKKKDDSPFKKAPKRIGESETNTMFKFSELSTSSISDSLSIILNRIYRGKSEEDGVLADYSIDSKVDGSIFIGVEDINNSRNILVPPNIFNMAYIIDSFIKFTNDLAVAFSDNRTNDAVDFFNQFMEIVFVSQLENTITYQFDKICENSWKINNLLNASILLQKFFNKMLVVLDTSCYYKKSYVLIIMKLLYKVTDQFKQIKDVLLKTNKTKILKSWIGDSKLKAISNDIVEKLLNNGDMKSLDFLNSKELSYSLSIGGNYVPEIDPCSFLSLEHMRSLVDLLASLSNMLSWLPGLKREATDNADNVGLTRTLNETWTLSVFNDDDLPLSLINLSKEYEDDHTTMVSQYGDNSRIQAFHYLTLDATMSKSFDNLIESMKHLMNEVEILIRYEIRVECIWCMIQMMLKKQWEQDGNESVDIGVDKFCDRIKNISRIFNKVSKNIVNKSKDEVRIRIFGGLEFWIDKLAIFESRRIEVMGKSGWMKMIVNLRVLQQVIKNINNDIDSQNIDDERSYTTNLMNNSLRYFAIGSEGESFVLNIDNLLQENLNFTDDDWKNLLRLVFSEKLKKDPAGNTNKKFVAAQARLLKGLAPKQKNEQ
- a CDS encoding uncharacterized protein (PKUD0D06000; Pfam Domains: FAD_binding_4(5.5e-48)|FAD-oxidase_C(1.4e-40)) gives rise to the protein MREFLGILSISEGSLHFWYKETMHTAMFVRRIPLARCSSRARCTFKRCFNQKAKNAVEGEDLSPRTSFFKIFGVASTFLTVGFAIGFGLNNGNHSFGSTTKLKDLKPLVYASNDRVQYALSNIVKIVGEDNITTSPGELKTHSEDPSKFIEAKDHEHPYAVVYPTSVDEVSKIVKICYDACIPIIPYSGGTSIEGHYIPTRKGISIDVSKMDKIVAIHEDDLDVVVQPGVEWTYLNEQLEDYGLMFGPDPAPGALIGGILGTNASGTNAVRFGAAKDNVLSLTVVLADGTVVKTRQRPRKSSNGYNLTNLFVGSEGTLGIIVEATLKLHVKPTNEVITMMNFRDLGDASRTVSELFKRGITCNAVEIMDNRQMNAVVQMGSGGDRKWYPDHLLLLKLSAVDDTSLNSILKTVENIGKTNKAFNIQVAKSKEDKEDIWRVRKTLLWNSLGWAKKYKPNAMVLPTDVCVPMSKLPELITKAMAMLESADLLATAAGHAGDGNVHVLVIFEPEQVQEAHRCINEMSKMAIELEGTVSGEHGIGVSEKRELLERELGTDTIDLMRTIKYALDKKCILNPDHIFRIDPSENRNPFK